The Cellulosimicrobium sp. ES-005 genome segment CGACGAGCGCGAACAACTTCTTCCGCGAGATCGGCGCGGCCGTCGGCACGGCGCTGTTCAGCACGATCTTCACGTCGCGCCTCGCGGACAACCTCGAGGGCGTCTTCGCGGGCCTGCCCGCGGGCTCGGCCCCCGCCGGTGCCGAGGGGGCCTCGCTCACGCCCGAGATGGTGCAGCAGCTCCCCGAGCCGATCCACACGGGCGTCGTCGACGCGTTCACGGACGCGCTCGCCCCGGCCTTCTGGTACCTCGTCCCGCTCGTGCTCGTCGGGTTCGTCCTCGCGCTCTTCCTGCGCGAGGTCAAGCTCTCCGACGTCGCGGGGATGGTCGCGCGCGGCGAGGCCGTCGCGGACCACGGCGACCTCGTCGAGGACGCCCCGGTGCCGGTCGAGGACGGCGCGGGCGAGGCCCCGGCCGTCGTGACCGCGGGAGCCGCGGGGGCGGGCGGCGACCACCCGGAGGACCGGGGCCGCGACGCCACGCCGGTATCCTGACCGGGTGAGCACCTCGCCGTCGCAGCCCGCCGCGCAGCCGTCCCGCTACGGCCGCGCGGCGGGCCCGGTGCGCCCCTCGCCGGGCGACCGGATCAAGCCCAAGAAGCCCGCGAAGGTCCAGTTCGCGTCCACCACGCTGCTGCTCGAGGCGTTCCTCGTGGTGTTCGCCACGCTCGTCGCCTACGGGCTGCGGGACGTGCCGTACTCGCGCGGGCCGCTCGAGCTGCCGAGCGCGACGTCGATCTGGCTCGTGGGCGGCGCCCTCGCGGTCGTGCTCGTCGTCCTCTCGCGCATG includes the following:
- a CDS encoding DUF4233 domain-containing protein, producing MSTSPSQPAAQPSRYGRAAGPVRPSPGDRIKPKKPAKVQFASTTLLLEAFLVVFATLVAYGLRDVPYSRGPLELPSATSIWLVGGALAVVLVVLSRMVGTPGGYVAGSVVQVPVLAFGLVVPMMFVVGGLFVVLWVVSIRLGGRIDRERAAYDAEHPETAPNAD